The region TTGTAGCCGAAGCCGCGGACGGTGACGATGCGGCCGTGGCCGATCTTGGCGCGCAGCCGCTGCACATGCACGTCGACGACCCGGGGATCGCCGCCGCACGCGTAGTCCCAGACCCGCTCCAGCAGAGTGGTCCGGGAGAGCACGACCCCGGGCTCCGCCGCGAACTCCAGCACCAACTTGCGCTCGGTGGGGGTGAGATCCAGCAGCCGGCCGGCCCGGTGGATGTCCATGGAAGCGGTGTCCACCGTGAGGTCGCCGAACCGCAGCAGCGTCTCGTTCTCGTACGGGACGGGCTCGGTGAAGTCCGTGGTGCGGCGCAGCGCCGCGCGTATGCGGGCGACGAGCACCGGTATGTCGTACGGCTTGGTGAGATAGTCGTCGGCGCCCGCTTCCAGACCGAGGACGACGTCCACCGGATCGGTGCGGGCGGAGAGCATCAGCACCGGCAGCCGGCTCACCTCGCGGATGCGCCGCACCACGCTGACTCCGTCGAGGCGGGGCAGCATCACGTCCAGCAGGGCGACATCGGGGGCGCGGTCCCGGAACTGCGCCAGCCCGGCATGGCCGTCGGCGGCCGTGCGCACCTCGTATCCGTAGCGTTCCAGGGACAGTTGGGTGGCCTCGCGCAGCAGGGGGTCGTCCTCCACGAGCAGCACATCGGTCATCGCTGGTGTTCCTAGGGCTCGGGGACGGGCAGCCGGACGTTGCGCAGCTCGCTCGCCTGGTCGTGCGGGAGGCCGGGGGCCCGGACGACGGCGCGGGTGTAGTACGAGACGTTCTCACGGCGCTGCAGGCGGCTGAGTTCGACGGTGGCCGGATAGCCGTTCGCCGGGCA is a window of Streptomyces caniferus DNA encoding:
- the cseB gene encoding two-component system response regulator CseB; this translates as MTDVLLVEDDPLLREATQLSLERYGYEVRTAADGHAGLAQFRDRAPDVALLDVMLPRLDGVSVVRRIREVSRLPVLMLSARTDPVDVVLGLEAGADDYLTKPYDIPVLVARIRAALRRTTDFTEPVPYENETLLRFGDLTVDTASMDIHRAGRLLDLTPTERKLVLEFAAEPGVVLSRTTLLERVWDYACGGDPRVVDVHVQRLRAKIGHGRIVTVRGFGYKLAP